A single region of the Oncorhynchus kisutch isolate 150728-3 linkage group LG30, Okis_V2, whole genome shotgun sequence genome encodes:
- the LOC109874866 gene encoding RNA-binding protein MEX3B isoform X1 — protein sequence MTSVLCARQAERRAPGETKAADQGTAKRKRKERFYTHRRPKIGCSSSGTMPSPLFHPEIMDHDMVVSSQHNGVSLPRETDQESRDEGHQEVLRFAMDQLSLMALEKVDCGGGGGGHVDPLDENQGPVSENCNGGYVNLQLLEHPGGSRESPTSCSPSPEYYGSGGYHMAGPHSHSMLGEQNSIICNRKRSVNMTECVPVPSSEHVAEIVGRQGCKIKALRAKTNTYIKTPVRGEEPVFIVTGRREDVEMAKREIVSAAEHFSMIRASRCKAGATGTGAPGTGGAIPGPPHLPGQTTIQVRVPYRVVGLVVGPKGATIKRIQQQTHTYIVTPSREKDPVFEVTGMPENVDRAREEIETHITLRTGAFVDLQGDNDFHTNGTDVSLEGLGSLGAALWSRANNHHAAPPPPPPPPPPPLPLAMHHSSGRKLSSLASYHQHKGGMGSESYSAPRRATEGDSPTSPFSTGSSSAGGGGFTPGLPSEELGFEFSAANIWAPFVNGGGGKVPGSSQQQPLRRNSSGLSGGAITPRLSPTLPPDAVVGPLDHPMARRAQSDPLSALSWLQSGGTVAGTISGGSSSSSGGSSTGYSSCSASSLPGGSPTDSEGGGSGVGLASGMLGRLKPAAGSGAGGLIGVGPGGGSRDCFVCFESEVTAALVPCGHNLFCMDCAGQICQSAEPECPVCHIPATQCIRIFS from the exons ATGACGTCAGTTCTGTGTGCGAGACAGGCAGAGCGGCGTGCGCCTGGCGAGACAAAGGCGGCGGACCAGGGAACAGCTAAGAGAAAGAG AAAAGAGCGCTTTTACACCCACAGGCGACCCAAGATCGGATGTTCATCCTCGGGGACTATGCCTAGCCCCTTATTCCACCCCGAGATTATGGACCACGACATGGTAGTGAGCAGCCAGCACAACGGGGTCAGCCTGCCCCGAGAAACGGATCAGGAGTCCCGGGACGAGGGCCATCAGGAGGTTCTCCGCTTCGCCATGGACCAGCTGTCACTTATGGCCCTGGAGAAGGTGGACTGTGGGGGCGGTGGTGGAGGGCACGTTGACCCACTCGACGAGAACCAGGGTCCAGTCTCCGAGAATTGCAACGGCGGTTATGTCAACCTGCAGTTGCTGGAGCACCCAGGAGGCTCCCGGGAATCCCCGACGTCCTGCTCCCCGTCTCCAGAGTACTATGGATCGGGCGGGTACCACATGGCTGGCCCGCACTCTCACTCCATGCTCGGGGAACAAAACTCGATTATCTGCAATCGTAAAAGGAGTGTCAACATGACCGAATGCGTACCTGTGCCCAGCTCCGAGCACGTTGCTGAAATAGTGGGAAGACAAG gcTGTAAGATCAAGGCACTGCGTGCAAAGACCAACACCTACATAAAGACCCCGGTGAGGGGCGAGGAGCCTGTGTTCATTGTTACAGGGCGCAGGGAAGATGTGGAGATGGCCAAGCGGGAGATCGTCTCGGCGGCAGAGCACTTCTCCATGATCCGGGCGTCCCGCTGCAAGGCTGGGGCCACGGGCACAGGAGCACCCGGGACGGGGGGAGCAATCCCAGGACCCCCACACCTGCCTGGACAGACCACCATACAG GTTCGGGTGCCATACCGTGTGGTTGGGTTAGTGGTTGGTCCCAAGGGGGCGACCATCAAGCGTATCCAGCAGCAGACCCACACCTACATCGTAACACCCAGCCGGGAGAAGGACCCTGTGTTCGAGGTGACGGGCATGCCAGAGAATGTGGACCGAGCCCGGGAGGAGATCGAGACGCACATCACCTTGCGGACCGGGGCCTTCGTGGACCTCCAGGGAGACAACGACTTTCACACCAACGGAACCGACGTTAGCTTAGAGGGCCTGGGCTCGCTGGGCGCTGCTCTCTGGTCTCGGGCCAACAACCACCATGctgcccctccacccccacctcctcctccaccaccgccCCTCCCGCTGGCCATGCACCACTCATCTGGGAGGAAGCTGTCCTCCTTGGCCTCCTACCATCAACATAAGGGAGGGATGGGCTCTGAGAGCTACAGCGCCCCCAGGAGGGCCACAGAGGGAGACAGCCCAACCAGCCCCTTCAGCACAGGCTCCAGCAGTGCTGGAGGAGGCGGGTTCACCCCTGGCCTTCCCTCTGAGGAGCTGGGCTTTGAGTTCAGCGCCGCCAACATCTGGGCACCCTTCGtcaatggaggaggagggaaggtcCCAGGCTCCTCCCAGCAGCAACCTCTCCGCCGAAACAGCAGCGGCCTGAGTGGAGGCGCCATCACACCCCGCCTGTCCCCCACCCTGCCCCCTGACGCCGTGGTGGGACCCCTGGATCATCCTATGGCCCGCCGGGCCCAGAGCGACCCCCTCAGTGCCCTCTCATGGCTGCAGTCGGGCGGTACTGTTGCAGGGACCATCTCCGGAGGATCTAGCTCCAGCTCCGGAGGCTCATCCACCGGTTACTCCTCCTGCTCAGCCTCCTCCCTGCCCGGAGGCTCTCCCACAGACTCAGAGGGCGGGGGCAGTGGAGTGGGCCTGGCCTCTGGCATGCTGGGCCGGCTGAAGCCTGCGGCAGGCTCTGGGGCTGGAGGTCTGATTGGTGTAGGGCCAGGGGGCGGGAGCAGGGACTGTTTTGTGTGCTTTGAGAGCGAGGTGACAGCGGCCCTGGTGCCCTGCGGCCACAACCTCTTCTGTATGGACTGCGCCGGACAGATCTGCCAGTCCGCTGAGCCCGAATGCCCTGTCTGCCACATCCCTGCCACACAGTGCATCCGCATCTTCTCCTAA
- the LOC109874866 gene encoding RNA-binding protein MEX3B isoform X2, whose product MPSPLFHPEIMDHDMVVSSQHNGVSLPRETDQESRDEGHQEVLRFAMDQLSLMALEKVDCGGGGGGHVDPLDENQGPVSENCNGGYVNLQLLEHPGGSRESPTSCSPSPEYYGSGGYHMAGPHSHSMLGEQNSIICNRKRSVNMTECVPVPSSEHVAEIVGRQGCKIKALRAKTNTYIKTPVRGEEPVFIVTGRREDVEMAKREIVSAAEHFSMIRASRCKAGATGTGAPGTGGAIPGPPHLPGQTTIQVRVPYRVVGLVVGPKGATIKRIQQQTHTYIVTPSREKDPVFEVTGMPENVDRAREEIETHITLRTGAFVDLQGDNDFHTNGTDVSLEGLGSLGAALWSRANNHHAAPPPPPPPPPPPLPLAMHHSSGRKLSSLASYHQHKGGMGSESYSAPRRATEGDSPTSPFSTGSSSAGGGGFTPGLPSEELGFEFSAANIWAPFVNGGGGKVPGSSQQQPLRRNSSGLSGGAITPRLSPTLPPDAVVGPLDHPMARRAQSDPLSALSWLQSGGTVAGTISGGSSSSSGGSSTGYSSCSASSLPGGSPTDSEGGGSGVGLASGMLGRLKPAAGSGAGGLIGVGPGGGSRDCFVCFESEVTAALVPCGHNLFCMDCAGQICQSAEPECPVCHIPATQCIRIFS is encoded by the exons ATGCCTAGCCCCTTATTCCACCCCGAGATTATGGACCACGACATGGTAGTGAGCAGCCAGCACAACGGGGTCAGCCTGCCCCGAGAAACGGATCAGGAGTCCCGGGACGAGGGCCATCAGGAGGTTCTCCGCTTCGCCATGGACCAGCTGTCACTTATGGCCCTGGAGAAGGTGGACTGTGGGGGCGGTGGTGGAGGGCACGTTGACCCACTCGACGAGAACCAGGGTCCAGTCTCCGAGAATTGCAACGGCGGTTATGTCAACCTGCAGTTGCTGGAGCACCCAGGAGGCTCCCGGGAATCCCCGACGTCCTGCTCCCCGTCTCCAGAGTACTATGGATCGGGCGGGTACCACATGGCTGGCCCGCACTCTCACTCCATGCTCGGGGAACAAAACTCGATTATCTGCAATCGTAAAAGGAGTGTCAACATGACCGAATGCGTACCTGTGCCCAGCTCCGAGCACGTTGCTGAAATAGTGGGAAGACAAG gcTGTAAGATCAAGGCACTGCGTGCAAAGACCAACACCTACATAAAGACCCCGGTGAGGGGCGAGGAGCCTGTGTTCATTGTTACAGGGCGCAGGGAAGATGTGGAGATGGCCAAGCGGGAGATCGTCTCGGCGGCAGAGCACTTCTCCATGATCCGGGCGTCCCGCTGCAAGGCTGGGGCCACGGGCACAGGAGCACCCGGGACGGGGGGAGCAATCCCAGGACCCCCACACCTGCCTGGACAGACCACCATACAG GTTCGGGTGCCATACCGTGTGGTTGGGTTAGTGGTTGGTCCCAAGGGGGCGACCATCAAGCGTATCCAGCAGCAGACCCACACCTACATCGTAACACCCAGCCGGGAGAAGGACCCTGTGTTCGAGGTGACGGGCATGCCAGAGAATGTGGACCGAGCCCGGGAGGAGATCGAGACGCACATCACCTTGCGGACCGGGGCCTTCGTGGACCTCCAGGGAGACAACGACTTTCACACCAACGGAACCGACGTTAGCTTAGAGGGCCTGGGCTCGCTGGGCGCTGCTCTCTGGTCTCGGGCCAACAACCACCATGctgcccctccacccccacctcctcctccaccaccgccCCTCCCGCTGGCCATGCACCACTCATCTGGGAGGAAGCTGTCCTCCTTGGCCTCCTACCATCAACATAAGGGAGGGATGGGCTCTGAGAGCTACAGCGCCCCCAGGAGGGCCACAGAGGGAGACAGCCCAACCAGCCCCTTCAGCACAGGCTCCAGCAGTGCTGGAGGAGGCGGGTTCACCCCTGGCCTTCCCTCTGAGGAGCTGGGCTTTGAGTTCAGCGCCGCCAACATCTGGGCACCCTTCGtcaatggaggaggagggaaggtcCCAGGCTCCTCCCAGCAGCAACCTCTCCGCCGAAACAGCAGCGGCCTGAGTGGAGGCGCCATCACACCCCGCCTGTCCCCCACCCTGCCCCCTGACGCCGTGGTGGGACCCCTGGATCATCCTATGGCCCGCCGGGCCCAGAGCGACCCCCTCAGTGCCCTCTCATGGCTGCAGTCGGGCGGTACTGTTGCAGGGACCATCTCCGGAGGATCTAGCTCCAGCTCCGGAGGCTCATCCACCGGTTACTCCTCCTGCTCAGCCTCCTCCCTGCCCGGAGGCTCTCCCACAGACTCAGAGGGCGGGGGCAGTGGAGTGGGCCTGGCCTCTGGCATGCTGGGCCGGCTGAAGCCTGCGGCAGGCTCTGGGGCTGGAGGTCTGATTGGTGTAGGGCCAGGGGGCGGGAGCAGGGACTGTTTTGTGTGCTTTGAGAGCGAGGTGACAGCGGCCCTGGTGCCCTGCGGCCACAACCTCTTCTGTATGGACTGCGCCGGACAGATCTGCCAGTCCGCTGAGCCCGAATGCCCTGTCTGCCACATCCCTGCCACACAGTGCATCCGCATCTTCTCCTAA
- the mbd3a gene encoding methyl-CpG-binding domain protein 3a isoform X1, giving the protein MLMNKLQRNRHKHRYDINHQIKAKPDLNTTLPVRKTAYIFKQPVTKVTNHPSNKVKTDPHKAVDQPRQLFWERKLSGLSAFEIAEELVKTMDLPRGLQGVGPVCSDKTFLSAISSTLHTSPNPVTGQLNTAVEKNPGVWLNTAQPLCKAFMVTDDDVRKQEDLVHNVRRLEERSDGGHVGSHRGIHQ; this is encoded by the exons ATGCTCATGAATAAGCTTCAAAGGAACCGGCACAAGCATCGCTATGACATCAACCATCAGATCAAG gCTAAGCCGGACCTGAACACGACCTTACCAGTCAGAAAGACAGCATATATCTTTAAACAGCCTGTCACCAAGGTGACCAATCACCCTAGCAACAAAGTGAAGACAGACCCCCACAAGGCTGTCGACCAACCAAGACAG CTGTTTTGGGAGAGGAAGCTGAGTGGTCTGAGTGCGTTTGAAATTGCAGAAGAGCTGGTGAAAACCATGGACCTTCCCAGGGGCCTACAGG GTGTTGGGCCTGTGTGTTCAGACAAGACCTTTCTCTCAGCAATCTCCAGCACCCTGCACACCAGCCCCAACCCTGTCACTGGTCAGCTGAACACAGCTGTGGAGAAGAACCCTGGGGTATGGCTCAACACCGCCCAGCCGCTCTGCAAGGCCTTCATGGTTACCGATGACGATGTCCG GAAGCAGGAGGACCTGGTCCACAATGTGAGGAGGCTGGAGGAACGCTCTGATGGCGGACATGTTGGTTCACATAGAGGAATCCACCAATAA
- the mbd3a gene encoding methyl-CpG-binding domain protein 3a isoform X2, giving the protein MLMNKLQRNRHKHRYDINHQIKAKPDLNTTLPVRKTAYIFKQPVTKVTNHPSNKVKTDPHKAVDQPRQLFWERKLSGLSAFEIAEELVKTMDLPRGLQGVGPVCSDKTFLSAISSTLHTSPNPVTGQLNTAVEKNPGVWLNTAQPLCKAFMVTDDDVR; this is encoded by the exons ATGCTCATGAATAAGCTTCAAAGGAACCGGCACAAGCATCGCTATGACATCAACCATCAGATCAAG gCTAAGCCGGACCTGAACACGACCTTACCAGTCAGAAAGACAGCATATATCTTTAAACAGCCTGTCACCAAGGTGACCAATCACCCTAGCAACAAAGTGAAGACAGACCCCCACAAGGCTGTCGACCAACCAAGACAG CTGTTTTGGGAGAGGAAGCTGAGTGGTCTGAGTGCGTTTGAAATTGCAGAAGAGCTGGTGAAAACCATGGACCTTCCCAGGGGCCTACAGG GTGTTGGGCCTGTGTGTTCAGACAAGACCTTTCTCTCAGCAATCTCCAGCACCCTGCACACCAGCCCCAACCCTGTCACTGGTCAGCTGAACACAGCTGTGGAGAAGAACCCTGGGGTATGGCTCAACACCGCCCAGCCGCTCTGCAAGGCCTTCATGGTTACCGATGACGATGTCCGGTAG